The Thiohalorhabdus sp. Cl-TMA genome includes the window GTTTTCGCGCTCCTGCTCCTCATGGCGGCCTGCGCCACACTGGAGCCCCCCAAGGAAAAGCCCCGCGAGCCGGGTGTCGGCCCCATGGTGCCCTGGTCGAAGGTCCCGGGCTGGAAGGCGGGCAGCCAGGCCGAAGCCTGGCCCGCCCTGCTCGCCACCTGCGAGCGCCTCGGCAGCACGCCCGACTGGCGGGCCATCTGCGACGAGGCGGAGCTCTATCCGAACCCCAGTGACGCCCAGGCGCGCTTCTTCATGCGCACGCGCTTCACGCCGCACCGCATGGTGGGGGGCGGAGACGACGACCGGGGCCTGATCACCGGCTACTACGTGCCCCTGCTGAACGGCAGCTTCGAGCCCACCGAGCGCTACCGGTACCCGCTCTACGAGCCCCCCGAGGATCTGCTGCACATCAACCTGGGCGCCCGCTTCGTGCGGCTCGCCGGCGAGCGGGTCCGCGGCCGCCTCAACGGGAATCAGGAGGTGGTGCCCTACTACGACCGCGCCCGGATCGAGAGCGACGCCCAACCCCTGTCCGGTAACGAGCTGCTCTGGGTGGACAACCGCATCGACCGGTTCTTCCTGCACATCCAGGGCTCCGGCCGAATCCGGCTACCCGACGGCGAGGTGGTCAAGGTGGGCTACGCGGACCAGAACGGGCGCCGTTACGTCTCCATTGGCAAGGTCCTGATCGACCGCGGCGACCTCACCAGCGAAGAGGTCTCCCTGCCCGCCATCCGGTCGTGGCTCCACAGCCATCCGGGCCGGGTCCGCCCCCTGTTGAACGAGAACCCCAGCTACGTCTTCTTCGCCCTGCGCGAAACGAACCTCGGCGGCCCGCTGGGCTCTCTCGGCGTGCCGCTGACGCCGCGCCGCTCTTTGGCCGTGGACCCGGACCACATTCCCCTCGGATCCCCCGTATGGATGACCACTAAGCTGCCGGCCCCCGACCACAGCGACGAGCAGCGGCCCTATCGCCGTTTGACCTTCGCCCAGGACACCGGCGGGGCGATTAACGGGGCCGTGCGGGCGGACCTTTTCACCGGGCAGGGTGTCCCAGGAGAATGGCTTGCCGGGCGCATGAAGGACGACGGGCGGCTCTACCTGTTCCGGCCCGCCTGGAAGTACAAGCCCGCCGGGACGCAGGTGGCCGGGGAGCCGGCACCGGACGGCTCCGGCTAGGATATACGGAACCATGGGAGCAACGATGCAAGAAGTGGTTGTCGCCACGGGGAACGCCGGCAAGCTGGGCGAGCTCAACGAGCTGCTGGCGCCCCTGGGCTGGCGGGCTCGTCCGCAGGGCGATTTCGGAGTGGAGGGCCCGGAGGAGACCGGCCTGACCTTCGTCGAGAACGCCCTCCTCAAGGCCCGGCACGCGGCAAGGGAGACCGGCCTGCCTGCCCTGGCCGACGACTCGGGGCTGGCGGTGGCGGCGCTGGACGGCGCCCCCGGCATCTACTCCAGCCGCTACGCCGGGGCCGGCGCTTCCGACGCCGACAATCTGGACATGCTGCTGACCACCCTCGGTGATACCCCGGAGGAAGCGCGGAACGCCTTCTTCTACTGCACCCTGGTGCTGCTGCACGGCGCCGAGGACCCCTGCCCACTGATCGCCGAGGGGCGCTGGCCGGGCCGCATCACCCGGGAGCCCGCCGGAGCCGGGGGCTTCGGCTACGACCCGGTCTTCCTCGTGCCGGAGCGCGGGGTGACCGCCGCTCAGCTGGATCCCGAGGAAAAATCCCGCCTTTCCCACCGCGGCCGGGCCATGCAAGCCCTGCGCGAACGCCTCACGGAGGAGGGGCGCGGTTGACCCCGCCGCGCCCCGCGGACGTGCCGCTGGGCATCTACGTGCACGTCCCCTTCTGCCTGAAGAAGTGCCCCTACTGCGACTTCAACTCGCATGCCCGGGAAGGGGCCCTCCCCGAATCCGCCTACCTGGAGGCGCTGCGGACCGAGCTGCGCCGCCGCGCCCCCTTGGCCGGGACCCGGCGGGCGGGGAGCGTGTTCTTCGGCGGCGGCACCCCCTCCCTCTTCGGGGGCGGCTTCTACGCCGCGATCCTGGAGGAGCTGGAGCGCTTCGTGGGCCTCGCCGACGACTGCGAGATCACCCTGGAGGCCAACCCGGGCGCCAGCGAGGCGGATCGCTTCGCGGCCTTCCGCGCCGCCGGTATCAACCGGCTGAGCGTTGGCGTGCAATCCCTGGATGACGACTCCCTGAAACGCCTGGGGCGCGTCCATTCCGCCGACGAGGCCCGCCGGGCGGTGGCCGCGGCCCGCGAGGCCGGCTTCGACAACCTCAACCTCGATCTCATGTTCGGCCTTCCCGGGCAAACCCCCGAGGGTGCCGTGGCCGACCTGGCGGGCTTACTGGCCCTGGCGCCCGAGCACATCGCGCTCTACCAGCTCACCATCGAGCCCAACACGGTCTTCTCCGCCCGGCCACCCGCACTGCCCGAGGACGATACGGTGGCCGACACCGAGATCGCCCTGCGAGACCGGCTGGCGGAGGCCGGCTTCCGGCACTACGAGACCTCCAATCACGCCCTGCCGGGCCGGGCCTGCCGGCACAACCGCAACTACTGGGAGTTCGGCGATTACCTGGGCCTGGGCGCCGGGGCCCACGGCAAGCTCACCACCGGCGACGGCATCCTGCGTACCCGCAATTTCGCCGGACCGGAGGCCTACATGCGTGCTGCGGCGGACGGCGACCCCGCCGTGGAGCGCCACCAGCCGGAAGCCGCCGACCTGCCCGGGGAATTCGCCCTGAACGTCCTTCGGCTCAACGATGGCGTCCCAACGCGGCTGTTCCCGGAGCGCACCGGTCTGCCCGCCGACCATCTGGCGGCTCCCCGCGCCGAGGCGGAGCGCCTCGGCCTGCTCCATCCCGACCCGGCCCACCTGGCGCCCACGGAGCGAGGTCGGACCTTCCTCAATGACCTCATCGGGCTGTTTCTGGAATAACCAGCAGCCCCTCCCGGTCCGTGCTATGGCAGCTTGTACAGTATCCCCCTGGGCCAGGAGCACTGGAATGCGCGTCTTCGTCTACGGCACCCTGAAGCCCGGCCACGCCAACTGGCGGCGCCTCTTACAGGGCCGCGTGGGAAGGTGGCGGGCCGGCAAGATCGAGGGGCGGCTTTTCGATCTTTCCCTGGGGTTTCCCGCCGCCGTTACCGGATCGGGCTGGGTGCACGGCTATATCCTGCACCTGACCGAGCCGCTGCTCGCCCTGGTGGACGACCTGGAGGGCTTCTCCCCCGGGCGCCCCCCTGCGCGCAACAACTACAACCGCCGGCAAGTGCCCGGCTTCACGCCGCAGGGGGCGCCGCTGGGGCGCGTTCACGCCTATTTCATGGAGCCGGACAAGGTGGAACGGCTGGGGGGAACGGAGCTACCGGGCGGGGTCTGGCGGCCGCTGACGGAATAGGCCGGACGGCGGGCCCGCCCTTCCGGCAAGGGGGGCTCAGAGGCGCCGATAGTGCAGGTCGTAGACCTCGTGGCCGCGCTGTTCGCCGCGCTCCTCGAACTTGGTGGGCGGGCGGTCCGGGCAGCGCGGGGCAAAGGCGCCTGGCCCGTGGATGTTCGCGTAGCGGGGGTGCGCCTCCATGACCTCCACCATCCATTGGGCGTAATCCGCCCAGTCGGTGGCCAGGAAGAGGTCCGCGCCGGGGGCCAGACGCTCCGCCAGTAGGTCCAGGAAAGGCGCCTGGATCAGGCGTCGCTTCTTGTGGCGCTCCTTGGACCAGGGGTCGGGGAAGAAGATATAGCAGGCCGCTAGGCTTCCGTCGGGCACCTGGTCGGCGAGGAAATCCACCGCATCCACGAGGCCCACGCGGACGTTGTCCAGCCCTTCCGCCTCCAGGGAGAGCAGGAGCTTGCCCACGCCCGGCGGATAGACGTCGAGCCCCACCCAGTTCCAGTTGGGGTGCCTACCGGCCATGCCCACCAGCGCCTCGCCACCGCCGATGCCGATCTCCAGGGCCACCGGGGCCTCGCGGCCGAACAGCGCCGGCCAGTCAGCGACACGCGGCGCTTCCGGAACGGCGAACCGGGGGAGCAGCTCCTCCAGGGCGCGCTGCTGGCCCTTGGTCAGGCGCCCCTTGCGCAGGACATAGCTGCGGATGGCGCGCTCCGGCCGCTGGTGCTGGGAAGGATGATCCGACATGGGCTCCCGCGTTCAAGAGGTAGAGACAGGGTGATCCACCCTACCAGAAAACGGAAACGCCAAGGATGCCAAGGGGAACGGGCCATGTCGGAGAAAGCGTGCGCGATTGGCCGCCTTCTTGGCTCCTCGGGGCCCTGGCCGTTTCCCCGTTCCCGGGGCTGCGGCTCTACAGCCTTCCCTCTTCCCGCAGGCTGCACCGAACAGCGGCTTCCAGATCCGTGTGGACGGGCTCCCAGCCCAGCTCCCCGCCGGCCCGGCGGATGCTGCAGCGGCGGGATTCCTCCAGGAAGGAAAGGCGCATGGCGGAGAGCTCCCGGTAGGCCGTCTCGGGGCTGACGGGCGGCGGGAGGGGGACGCCGAGCACGGCGGCCACCGCCTCCAGCAGGGCCCCCTGGCGACGGTCCACGCCGTCACAGGCGTTATAGGCCCGGTTGGGACGCCCCTGGCGCAGGGCGGCCAGCACCAGGCGCACCAGATCGTCCACGTGGATGGCGTTGGTAAAGCGGGGCTCCGGCCAGTCCACCCGCAAACCTTCCCCGGCCCGGATCCGCTCCACCGGGAGGCGTCCGGGGCCGTAGATGCCGGAGACCCGGAGGATCTGGACACTGGTGGCATGGCGGGCGCCGAAGGCCCGCACCTGCCGCTCGGCATCCTGTCGTCGGCGGGCACGGTCCGTACCGGGAGCCAAGGGGGTGGTCTCGGGGGTCAGGATCCCGCCCCGATTGCCGTAGACCCCGGTGGTGCTCAGATAGACGAGGCGGTCCGGCGGGTGGTGGGCCAGGCGGGCCAGAAGCCGGGCCATGCGGTAGTCACGCAGGCCCCCGCGGCCGGGCGGGAAGGCGCACACCATGGCGGACGCCGGCACCGGGAATTTCCCGCCCGAGGCGGTGTCCAGATCGAGATGGAAAGGCTCCACCCCCTCGGGCCATTCCACCACCGAGGTACGCCGTCCGGCGAACACCCGATGGCCCGCGGCGGCCAGAACCGCCGCTAGACGGGCTCCGACGTAGCCGCAGCCCGCTATGGCCACCGCGGGGTGGCGCTTTTGGGCCCTCTGTGCATGCGGTACCATTTCAGCCATCCGATTCTTTCAATCCGAGCGCGTAATAGAAAACCATTCACCGAAAAGGCAAACCGTTCTCATGGCGTATACGGTCAAGCTGGAGCCCAGCGGCAAACAGTTCGAGGTCGAGCCGGGACAGAGCATCCTGGATGCGGCCATGCACCACGGCGTCAACCTCCCCTACGGGTGCCGCAACGGAGCCTGCGGGGACTGCAAGGGGAAGCTGGTCTCGGGACAGGTGGACTACGGCCAGTACAAGCCCACCGCCATGAGCGAGGAAGAGCGCGCCCAGGGATCGGCCCTGTTCTGTCAGGCGCAGCCGCAATCCGATCTAGTGATCGAGGCCTACGAGATCGACGACGCCCGGAAGGCCGAGGTCCGGCGACTGCCGTGCCGGGTCCACGAAGCCCGCAAGCTGACCCACGACATCATGGAGGTCAGCCTCAAGCTGCCCTCCGCGGAGCGGCTGCAGTACCTGGCGGGCCAGTACATCGAGGTCATCCTGAAGGACGGTCGGCGACGGGCCTTCTCCATCGCCAACACGCCCCTGCACGACGAGCTCCTGACCGTGCACATCCGCTACGTCCCCGGCGGCGAGTTCACCGAGCACGTCTTCGAGCACCTCAAGCCCAAGGAGATCTGGAACTTCGAGGGGCCGCTGGGCGATTTCTATCTGCGCGACAGCGACCGGCCGGCGATCCTGGTGGCCGGCGGTACCGGACTCGGCCCCATCAAGGCCATTCTGGAGACCGCCTTCGAGGAGGGCGTGGAGCGCGACTTCCACCTGTTCTTCGGCGTCCGCGCCCAGCGCGACCTCTATCTCACCGAGCTCCTCGACCAGTGGCAGCAGGAGCATGCCAATTTCCGGTGGACGCCCGCCCTCTCCGATCCCACCGAGGAGGACACCCACTGGACCGGCGACACGGGCTACATCCACGACGTGCTGCCGCGGTACTACGGGGATCTCTCCGGGCACGAGGGCTACCTTGCCGGACCGCCGCCCATGGTGGACGCCGCCAGCGAGACCCTGAAGCAGCTGGGCGTGGACAAGGACCGGCTCTTCTCCGACGCCTTCACCTACTCCACGGAATAGCCAGCGGAGCCCGCCGGCTCGACGCCGGGCCGGCTCCCTGCCGCTCAGGCCTTGCCGTTACCGCCGTTCATGCCCGGCTCCGGCGCCGGTAGCACCGGGATTCGTCCCTCCAGCGCGGTCAGGCTCCGGCGGCAGCAAGCCAGGGCCTGGTCCGGTTTCTCCCGCTCCTGATAGAGATGCGCCAGACGCAGCAGGATCTCCGCCGGCAGGTCCTCCTGGGACGAGGCCTCCTCCAGATACTGATCCGCCTTGCCCCACAGGCGGGCGGCGATGGCGAGCTGGGCGAGCACGGTGAGCAGGTGCGGGTCCCGCGGATGGTCCGAGAGCCAGCGCTCCAGGCGCTGGAGCAGCTCCTGCGCCGCCCCGGGTGCCT containing:
- the rdgB gene encoding RdgB/HAM1 family non-canonical purine NTP pyrophosphatase yields the protein MQEVVVATGNAGKLGELNELLAPLGWRARPQGDFGVEGPEETGLTFVENALLKARHAARETGLPALADDSGLAVAALDGAPGIYSSRYAGAGASDADNLDMLLTTLGDTPEEARNAFFYCTLVLLHGAEDPCPLIAEGRWPGRITREPAGAGGFGYDPVFLVPERGVTAAQLDPEEKSRLSHRGRAMQALRERLTEEGRG
- a CDS encoding gamma-glutamylcyclotransferase family protein — translated: MRVFVYGTLKPGHANWRRLLQGRVGRWRAGKIEGRLFDLSLGFPAAVTGSGWVHGYILHLTEPLLALVDDLEGFSPGRPPARNNYNRRQVPGFTPQGAPLGRVHAYFMEPDKVERLGGTELPGGVWRPLTE
- a CDS encoding CDP-6-deoxy-delta-3,4-glucoseen reductase; translated protein: MAYTVKLEPSGKQFEVEPGQSILDAAMHHGVNLPYGCRNGACGDCKGKLVSGQVDYGQYKPTAMSEEERAQGSALFCQAQPQSDLVIEAYEIDDARKAEVRRLPCRVHEARKLTHDIMEVSLKLPSAERLQYLAGQYIEVILKDGRRRAFSIANTPLHDELLTVHIRYVPGGEFTEHVFEHLKPKEIWNFEGPLGDFYLRDSDRPAILVAGGTGLGPIKAILETAFEEGVERDFHLFFGVRAQRDLYLTELLDQWQQEHANFRWTPALSDPTEEDTHWTGDTGYIHDVLPRYYGDLSGHEGYLAGPPPMVDAASETLKQLGVDKDRLFSDAFTYSTE
- the hemW gene encoding radical SAM family heme chaperone HemW, whose translation is MTPPRPADVPLGIYVHVPFCLKKCPYCDFNSHAREGALPESAYLEALRTELRRRAPLAGTRRAGSVFFGGGTPSLFGGGFYAAILEELERFVGLADDCEITLEANPGASEADRFAAFRAAGINRLSVGVQSLDDDSLKRLGRVHSADEARRAVAAAREAGFDNLNLDLMFGLPGQTPEGAVADLAGLLALAPEHIALYQLTIEPNTVFSARPPALPEDDTVADTEIALRDRLAEAGFRHYETSNHALPGRACRHNRNYWEFGDYLGLGAGAHGKLTTGDGILRTRNFAGPEAYMRAAADGDPAVERHQPEAADLPGEFALNVLRLNDGVPTRLFPERTGLPADHLAAPRAEAERLGLLHPDPAHLAPTERGRTFLNDLIGLFLE
- the trmB gene encoding tRNA (guanosine(46)-N7)-methyltransferase TrmB — protein: MSDHPSQHQRPERAIRSYVLRKGRLTKGQQRALEELLPRFAVPEAPRVADWPALFGREAPVALEIGIGGGEALVGMAGRHPNWNWVGLDVYPPGVGKLLLSLEAEGLDNVRVGLVDAVDFLADQVPDGSLAACYIFFPDPWSKERHKKRRLIQAPFLDLLAERLAPGADLFLATDWADYAQWMVEVMEAHPRYANIHGPGAFAPRCPDRPPTKFEERGEQRGHEVYDLHYRRL
- a CDS encoding NAD-dependent epimerase/dehydratase family protein, with product MVPHAQRAQKRHPAVAIAGCGYVGARLAAVLAAAGHRVFAGRRTSVVEWPEGVEPFHLDLDTASGGKFPVPASAMVCAFPPGRGGLRDYRMARLLARLAHHPPDRLVYLSTTGVYGNRGGILTPETTPLAPGTDRARRRQDAERQVRAFGARHATSVQILRVSGIYGPGRLPVERIRAGEGLRVDWPEPRFTNAIHVDDLVRLVLAALRQGRPNRAYNACDGVDRRQGALLEAVAAVLGVPLPPPVSPETAYRELSAMRLSFLEESRRCSIRRAGGELGWEPVHTDLEAAVRCSLREEGRL
- a CDS encoding murein transglycosylase A, producing MAVFALLLLMAACATLEPPKEKPREPGVGPMVPWSKVPGWKAGSQAEAWPALLATCERLGSTPDWRAICDEAELYPNPSDAQARFFMRTRFTPHRMVGGGDDDRGLITGYYVPLLNGSFEPTERYRYPLYEPPEDLLHINLGARFVRLAGERVRGRLNGNQEVVPYYDRARIESDAQPLSGNELLWVDNRIDRFFLHIQGSGRIRLPDGEVVKVGYADQNGRRYVSIGKVLIDRGDLTSEEVSLPAIRSWLHSHPGRVRPLLNENPSYVFFALRETNLGGPLGSLGVPLTPRRSLAVDPDHIPLGSPVWMTTKLPAPDHSDEQRPYRRLTFAQDTGGAINGAVRADLFTGQGVPGEWLAGRMKDDGRLYLFRPAWKYKPAGTQVAGEPAPDGSG